In one Eulemur rufifrons isolate Redbay chromosome 14, OSU_ERuf_1, whole genome shotgun sequence genomic region, the following are encoded:
- the TMEM225B gene encoding transmembrane protein 225B yields MLTLEEKDMKGFTWAIAPALTSLGYLLILLVSVFPFWVRLMNEDSHEVFFSGLFENCFHIKCWKPRPLSIYIILGRVFLLSAVVLAFLTTFIMVSFASELFPRTRKYNFVSSFISFLTGACAFLALVLHALEIQDLRMKPSPPQFFVQWPYYVLGFSIFLFVVAGAICLSQEIACPSCHLLPISQNTEESHGTLQLDKLESLGGELSSVQKETLLNEETVI; encoded by the exons ATGCTGACATTAGAGGAAAAGGATATGAAGGGATTCACCTGGGCCATAGCCCCGGCCTTGACCTCCCTGGGCTACCTGCTCATCCTGCTGGTGTCTGTCTTTCCCTTCTGGGTGAGGCTCATGAACGAGGATTCCCATGAAGTGTTTTTCAGTGGCCTGTTTGAGAACTGCTTCCATATCAAGTGCTGGAAGCCTCGACCCTTATCCA TTTACATCATCCTCGGCCGGGTTTTCCTGCTCTCTGCAGTCGTACTGGCTTTCCTCACCACCTTCATCATGGTGTCCTTTGCATCTGAGCTCTTCCCAAGGACCCGGAAGTACAATTTTGTGTCATCCTTCATCAGCTTCCTCACAG GGGCCTGTGCCTTCCTGGCCTTGGTGCTGCATGCCCTGGAGATCCAGGATCTGAGGATGAAGCCCAGTCCCCCACAGTTCTTCGTGCAGTGGCCTTACTACGTCCTGGGCTTCAGCATCTTTTTGTTCGTGGTGGCTG GTGCCATCTGCCTCTCTCAAGAAATAGCCTGCCCCAGCTGCCATCTGTTGCCCATTTCCCAGAATACTGAGGAGTCCCACGGGACCCTGCAGTTGGACAAGCTGGAGAGTTTGGGAGGAGAACTGAGCTCAGTACAAAAGGAGACACTGCTGAATGAAGAAACAGTTATCTAG